A part of Gossypium hirsutum isolate 1008001.06 chromosome A07, Gossypium_hirsutum_v2.1, whole genome shotgun sequence genomic DNA contains:
- the LOC107926494 gene encoding serine/threonine protein phosphatase 2A 59 kDa regulatory subunit B' eta isoform isoform X1 → MMIKQIFNRLPRKQSKSSDNREGGGTSASSSNAYTSSRNNANSGGPASSGVSSTPNLGLNQGNKVSQVVNTKLNGDVLASSFETLPSFKDIPNSEKQNLFIQKLNLCRVVFDFSDPTKNLKEKDIKRQTLLELVDYVSSANGKFPEIVMQEFVKTVSLNLFRPLTSPPRENKVLEAFDVEDEEPSVDPAWSHLQVVYELFLRFVVSPETDAKLAKRYIDHTFILKLLDLFDSEDPRERDSLKTLLHRIYGKFMVHRPFIRKAINNIFYRFIFETGKHNGIAELLEILGSIINGFALPLKEEHKLFLVRVLIPLHKPKCIPAYHQQLSYCITQFVEKDCKLADTVIRGLLKYWPVTNSSKEVMFLGELEEVLEATQSVEFHRCMVPLFHQIGRCLSSSHFQVAERALFLWNNHHIETLIKQNRNVILPIIFPSLERNARSHWNPAVQSLTLNVQKIFSDNDPELFEECLHMFQEEEARENEAKSKREATWKRLEEIAAMKAASNQPVLISLKVTTRK, encoded by the exons ATGAtgatcaaacaaatatttaatagGCTTCCACGGAAACAATCTAAGTCAAGTGACAATCGTGAGGGAGGTGGAACCTCTGCCTCTTCTTCAAATGCTTATACCAGTTCAAGAAATAATGCAAATTCTGGCGGTCCAGCCTCTTCTGGTGTTAGTTCTACGCCAAATTTAGGGCTGAATCAAGGGAATAAGGTTTCTCAAGTGGTGAATACAAAGCTGAATGGAGATGTATTGGCCTCTTCATTTGAGACATTGCCTAGTTTTAAAGATATTCCGAATTCCGAGAAGCAGAACTTGTTTATCCAGAAGCTGAACCTGTGTCGTGTCGTGTTTGACTTCAGTGACCCAACAAAAAACCTCAAAGAAAAGGATATCAAGCGACAAACTTTGCTAGAGCTTGTAGATTATGTTTCATCTGCTAATGGGAAATTCCCAGAGATTGTTATGCAGGAATTCGTGAAGACGGTGTCTCTGAATTTGTTTAGACCACTTACTTCACCTCCACGTGAGAACAAGGTTTTAGAAGCATTTGATGTGGAAGATGAGGAGCCATCGGTTGACCCTGCATGGTCTCATTTGCAAGTTGTCTATGAGTTATTCTTGAGGTTTGTGGTGTCACCCGAGACAGATGCAAAACTGGCCAAGCGGTATATAGATCACACTTTCATTCTAAAGTTACTAGATCTTTTTGATTCCGAGGACCCCAGAGAAAGGGACTCTTTGAAAACTCTTCTGCACCGAATTTATGGGAAGTTCATGGTCCATCGTCCATTCATCCGGAAAGCAATCAACAACATCTTTTACCgttttatttttgaaaccggAAAACACAATGGAATAGCTGAGCTATTAGAAATACTGGGAAGTATAATCAATGGGTTTGCTTTACCACTGAAGGAGGAACATAAGCTCTTTCTTGTTCGTGTACTGATACCACTTCACAAACCGAAGTGCATACCTGCTTACCACCAGCAGTTATCTTACTGCATTACTCAATTTGTCGAGAAAGACTGCAAGCTTGCTGACACTGTTATACGGGGCTTGCTGAAGTACTGGCCGGTTACCAATAGCTCAAAAGAAGTCATGTTCTTGGGTGAACTTGAGGAAGTTTTGGAAGCAACACAATCTGTGGAGTTTCATCGTTGCATGGTACCCTTATTCCATCAGATTGGCCGCTGCTTAAGTAGTTCGCATTTTCAG GTGGCCGAGAGGGCATTGTTCTTATGGAACAATCATCATATCGAAACCCTAATAAAGCAGAACCGTAATGTTATACTTCCGATTATCTTTCCTTCCTTGGAAAGGAATGCAAGAAGCCACTGGAATCCTGCAGTGCAGAGCTTGACACTAAACGTCCAAAAGATTTTCTCTGACAATGACCCCGAGCTCTTTGAGGAGTGCTTGCATATGTTTCAGGAAGAAGAAGCACGAGAAAATGAGGCTAAATCAAAACGGGAAGCCACATGGAAACGGTTAGAAGAGATTGCAGCAATGAAAGCTGCCAGTAATCAACCAGTGCTCATTTCCCTGAAAGTAACTACTCGCAAGTGA
- the LOC107926494 gene encoding serine/threonine protein phosphatase 2A 59 kDa regulatory subunit B' eta isoform isoform X2 has product MMIKQIFNRLPRKQSKSSDNREGGGTSASSSNAYTSSRNNANSGGPASSGVSSTPNLGLNQGNKVSQVVNTKLNGDVLASSFETLPSFKDIPNSEKQNLFIQKLNLCRVVFDFSDPTKNLKEKDIKRQTLLELVDYVSSANGKFPEIVMQEFVKTVSLNLFRPLTSPPRENKVLEAFDVEDEEPSVDPAWSHLQVVYELFLRFVVSPETDAKLAKRYIDHTFILKLLDLFDSEDPRERDSLKTLLHRIYGKFMVHRPFIRKAINNIFYRFIFETGKHNGIAELLEILGSIINGFALPLKEEHKLFLVRVLIPLHKPKCIPAYHQQLSYCITQFVEKDCKLADTVIRGLLKYWPVTNSSKEVMFLGELEEVLEATQSVEFHRCMVPLFHQIGRCLSSSHFQSFPFDLFEKLDYSVGGREGIVLMEQSSYRNPNKAEP; this is encoded by the exons ATGAtgatcaaacaaatatttaatagGCTTCCACGGAAACAATCTAAGTCAAGTGACAATCGTGAGGGAGGTGGAACCTCTGCCTCTTCTTCAAATGCTTATACCAGTTCAAGAAATAATGCAAATTCTGGCGGTCCAGCCTCTTCTGGTGTTAGTTCTACGCCAAATTTAGGGCTGAATCAAGGGAATAAGGTTTCTCAAGTGGTGAATACAAAGCTGAATGGAGATGTATTGGCCTCTTCATTTGAGACATTGCCTAGTTTTAAAGATATTCCGAATTCCGAGAAGCAGAACTTGTTTATCCAGAAGCTGAACCTGTGTCGTGTCGTGTTTGACTTCAGTGACCCAACAAAAAACCTCAAAGAAAAGGATATCAAGCGACAAACTTTGCTAGAGCTTGTAGATTATGTTTCATCTGCTAATGGGAAATTCCCAGAGATTGTTATGCAGGAATTCGTGAAGACGGTGTCTCTGAATTTGTTTAGACCACTTACTTCACCTCCACGTGAGAACAAGGTTTTAGAAGCATTTGATGTGGAAGATGAGGAGCCATCGGTTGACCCTGCATGGTCTCATTTGCAAGTTGTCTATGAGTTATTCTTGAGGTTTGTGGTGTCACCCGAGACAGATGCAAAACTGGCCAAGCGGTATATAGATCACACTTTCATTCTAAAGTTACTAGATCTTTTTGATTCCGAGGACCCCAGAGAAAGGGACTCTTTGAAAACTCTTCTGCACCGAATTTATGGGAAGTTCATGGTCCATCGTCCATTCATCCGGAAAGCAATCAACAACATCTTTTACCgttttatttttgaaaccggAAAACACAATGGAATAGCTGAGCTATTAGAAATACTGGGAAGTATAATCAATGGGTTTGCTTTACCACTGAAGGAGGAACATAAGCTCTTTCTTGTTCGTGTACTGATACCACTTCACAAACCGAAGTGCATACCTGCTTACCACCAGCAGTTATCTTACTGCATTACTCAATTTGTCGAGAAAGACTGCAAGCTTGCTGACACTGTTATACGGGGCTTGCTGAAGTACTGGCCGGTTACCAATAGCTCAAAAGAAGTCATGTTCTTGGGTGAACTTGAGGAAGTTTTGGAAGCAACACAATCTGTGGAGTTTCATCGTTGCATGGTACCCTTATTCCATCAGATTGGCCGCTGCTTAAGTAGTTCGCATTTTCAG TCTTTCCCTTTTGATCTGTTTGAAAAGCTTGATTACTCTGTAGGTGGCCGAGAGGGCATTGTTCTTATGGAACAATCATCATATCGAAACCCTAATAAAGCAGAACCGTAA
- the LOC107926532 gene encoding glucose-6-phosphate 1-dehydrogenase, cytoplasmic isoform produces MGSGEWCLQKRDSLRSDSFSGNENVPETGCLSIIVLGASGDLAKKKTFPALFHLYCQGFLPPDEVHIFGYARTKISDDDLRNRIRGYLVNDRSASPSEDVSKFLQLIQYVSGSYDGAQGFQLLDKEITKHEISKSSQEGSSRRLFYLALPPSVYPSVCRMIRKYCMNKSDLGGWTRIVVEKPFGKDLDSAEQLSSQIGELFDEPQIYRIDHYLGKELVQNLLVLRFANRFFLPLWNRDNIDNVQIVFREDFGTEGRGGYFDEYGIIRDIIQNHLLQVLCLVAMEKPVSLKPEHIRDEKVKVLQSVLPIKDEEVVLGQYEGYRDDPTVPNHSNTPTFATVILRIHNERWEGVPFILKAGKALNSRKAEIRVQFKDVPGDIFKCQKQGRNEFVIRLQPSEAMYMKLTVKQPGLEMSTVQSELDLSYRQRYQGVTIPEAYERLILDTIRGDQQHFVRRDELKAAWEIFTPLLHRIDNGEMKPIPYRTGSRGPAEADELSAKAGYVQTHGYIWIPPTL; encoded by the exons ATGGGATCAGGTGAATGGTGCCTTCAAAAAAGAGATAGTTTAAGGAGTGATTCATTTTCAGGCAATGAGAATGTGCCTGAAACTGGTTGTCTCTCAATAATTGTTCTTGGTGCCTCTGGTGATCTTGCCAAGAAGAAGACTTTCCCTGCGCTCTTTCATCTTTATTGTCAG GGATTTTTACCACCAGATGAGGTGCACATATTTGGCTATGCAAGGACTAAGATTTCGGATGATGATTTAAGGAACCGTATTCGTGG gtatcTTGTCAATGATAGAAGTGCTTCACCCTCAGAAGACGTGTCAAAGTTCTTACAGCTG ATTCAATATGTAAGTGGGTCATATGACGGAGCTCAGGGCTTTCAGCTATTAGACAAGGAAATCACAAAGCATGAAATCTCAAAAAGTAGCCAAGAAGGGTCATCTCGGAGACTCTTTTATCTTGCACTTCCACCATCAGTGTATCCATCTGTTTGTAGGATGATCAGGAAATATTGCATGAATAAAT CTGATCTTGGCGGCTGGACTCGGATAGTTGTTGAGAAACCATTTGGTAAAGATTTGGACTCTGCAGAGCAACTAAGTTCTCAAATCGGAGAGTTGTTTGATGAACCACAAATCTACCGTATTGATCACTATTTGGGAAAGGAATTGGTCCAGAACCTG TTGGTACTTCGTTTTGCTAATCGCTTCTTCTTGCCCCTTTGGAATCGCGACAACATTGATAATGTACAG ATTGTATTCAGAGAGGATTTTGGAACTGAGGGTCGCGGTGGATATTTTGATGAATACGG AATTATCCGTGATATTATCCAAAACCACCTATTACAG GTTCTTTGTCTTGTTGCTATGGAGAAGCCTGTCTCTCTCAAACCCGAGCACATTCGTGACGAGAAAGTGAAG GTTCTTCAATCTGTACTTCCGATTAAAGATGAAGAGGTTGTACTCGGACAATATGAAGGTTACAGGGACGACCCAACAGTTCCCAACCACTCAAACACTCCCACATTTGCAACTGTTATTCTCCGTATACATAATGAAAGATGGGAAG GTGTCCCGTTTATTCTAAAGGCAGGGAAAGCATTGAATTCAAGAAAAGCAGAGATACGTGTTCAATTTAAGGATGTTCCTGGTGATATATTTAAAT GTCAAAAGCAAGGGAGAAACGAGTTTGTCATACGCCTGCAACCTTCTGAAGCCATGTACATGAAGCTAACC GTGAAGCAGCCTGGTCTCGAGATGTCAACAGTGCAAAGTGAACTAGATTTGTCATACAGGCAACGCTATCAAGGTGTTACGATCCCAGAGGCTTATGAACGTCTTATACTCGACAC GATAAGAGGTGATCAGCAGCATTTTGTTCGCCGGGACGAGTTAAAG GCGGCATGGGAGATATTCACGCCTCTTCTACACAGAATCGACAACGGTGAAATGAAGCCAATTCCATACCGAACAGGCAGCCGGGGTCCTGCAGAAGCAGATGAGCTCTCGGCTAAAGCCGGTTATGTTCAAACACATGGTTATATTTGGATTCCTCCCACCTTATAG
- the LOC107926344 gene encoding F-box protein SKIP14, with protein MALNWDDFENSWSFWSCSWDTEISSGNTESKGFYEAVNDDIIDRLPEDPFGMEIRSTFAAAITGWFQDFENDLWSDFCMFGMEDYAEKQIVDQQQMFKGLNWVCNGTMSLKPDESISSFYGDQSSFFKGVNWVCNNSEINETLNPDFNGFEIDNGGSFVTNDEVKGLKDSKEVICNDNEGGEPSDALFFALGYLGVKDLLVVERVCRSLRDAVRSDTLLWRNIHIEHSLSRRITNDALLKLTNRAKGSLEYLGLVGCVKITDHGLKCVLESNPKLTKLSVPECTGLSVEGILFNLKAFKSIGSPGIKHLKIGGCFSVTEEQFKELKFLLGADNSIQLREQKPQFFRQGQLHFTCDDDRVIDIEICPRCDKLKLVYDCPSESCRITHHAAQLCRACFLCIARCFRCGCCFKHCDYEETFTLDLLCFNCLKHIFGSEENSDVISTSYELYFYG; from the exons atggCTTTGAATTGGGATGATTTTGAGAATTCTTGGAGTTTTTGGAGTTGCAGTTGGGATACTGAAATCTCAAGTGGCAACACTGAATCAAAAGGCTTTTATGAAGCTGTTAATGATGATATTATTGACAGATTGCCTGAAGATCCATTTGGTATGGAAATAAGGTCTACTTTTGCTGCAGCAATCACAGGTTGGTTTCAAGATTTTGAGAATGATTTATGGTCAGATTTCTGTATGTTTGGTATGGAAGATTATGCTGAAAAACAAATTGTTGATCAACAACAAATGTTTAAAGGTTTAAATTGGGTTTGTAATGGCACCATGAGTTTAAAACCTGATGAAAGTATCTCTAGTTTTTATGGTGATCAATCATCTTTCTTTAAAGGTGTGAATTGGGTTTGTAATAACTCTGAGATCAACGAAACATTGAACCCGGATTTTAATGGATTTGAGATTGATAATGGTGGAAGTTTTGTAACCAATGATGAAGTTAAAGGATTGAAGGATAGTAAGGAAGTTATTTGCAATGATAATGAAGGAGGTGAACCAAGTGATGCTTTGTTTTTCGCTCTTGGTTATCTCGGTGTTAAGGACCTACTTGTGGTCGAAAGGGTTTGTAGGTCTTTGAGGGATGCTGTTAGAAGTGATACTCTTTTATGGAGGAACATCCATATTGAACATTCTTTGAGTAGAAGGATTACTAATGATGCCCTTTTGAAATTAACTAATAGGGCTAAAGGCTCTCTTGAATACTTGGGTTTGGTTGGGTGTGTAAAGATTACCGATCATGGCTTGAAGTGTGTGCTCGAAAGTAATCCCAAGCTCACTAAG CTAAGTGTACCAGAATGTACAGGCCTCAGTGTTGAGGGTATTTTATTCAATCTAAAAGCCTTTAAGTCTATCGGGTCACCAGGtattaaacacttaaaaataGGTGGATGTTTCAGTGTAACTGAGGAGCAATTCAAGGAGTTAAAGTTTTTACTCGGTGCGGATAACTCAATACAATTGAGAGAGCAAAAACCACAATTTTTCCGTCAAGGTCAATTGCATTTTACTTGTGATGATGATAGGGTGATTGATATCGAGATTTGTCCTAGATGTGATAAACTGAAATTGGTTTACGATTGCCCCTCGGAGAGTTGTAGAATAACACATCACGCTGCTCAGTTGTGCAGGGCTTGCTTTCTTTGCATTGCACGGTGTTTCCGTTGTGGTTGTTGTTTTAAGCATTGTGATTATGAGGAAACGTTTACTTTAGACTTGctttgttttaattgtttgaagCATATTTTTGGGAGTGAAGAGAACTCGGATGTGATCAGTACCTCCTATGAGCTTTATTTTTATGGCTAA
- the LOC107926571 gene encoding glyceraldehyde-3-phosphate dehydrogenase 2, cytosolic, protein MGKIKIGINGFGRIGRLVARVALQSEDVELVAVNDPFITTDYMTYMFKYDSVHGQWKHHELKVKDSKTLLFGEKPVTVFGIKNPEEIPWGEAGAEYVVESTGVFTDKDKAAAHLKGGAKKVIISAPSKDAPMFVVGVNEKEYKPDLDIVSNASCTTNCLAPLAKVIHDKFGIVEGLMTTVHSITATQKTVDGPSMKDWRGGRAASFNIIPSSTGAAKAVGKVLPALNGKLTGMAFRVPTVDVSVVDLTVRLEKKASYEDIKAAIREASQTTMKGILGYVDEDLVSTDFVGDSRSSIFDAKAGIALNDNFTKLVAWYDNEWGYSSRVIDLVRHMASC, encoded by the exons ATGGGGAAGATTAAGATCGGAATTAACG GATTTGGAAGGATCGGGCGTTTGGTTGCGAGAGTTGCTCTCCAAAGCGAAGATGTTGAGCTTGTTGCTGTTAATGATCCTTTCATCACCACTGATTACATG aCCTATATGTTTAAGTACGACAGTGTTCACGGTCAATGGAAGCACCATGAGCTTAAAGTGAAGGACTCAAAGACTCTCCTCTTTGGTGAAAAGCCTGTCACTGTTTTTGGCATCAA AAACCCTGAGGAAATTCCATGGGGTGAGGCTGGTGCTGAATATGTTGTTGAGTCTACTGGTGTCTTCACTGACAAGGACAAAGCTGCTGCTCACTTGAAG GGTGGTGCAAAGAAGGTGATTATTTCTGCTCCCAGTAAGGACGCCCCCATGTTTGTTGTTGGTGTAAATGAGAAAGAATACAAGCCTGATCTTGACATTGTCTCCAATGCTAGCTGCACAACCAACTGCCTTGCTCCGTTGGCTAAG GTCATCCACGACAAATTCGGTATTGTTGAGGGTCTTATGACCACTGTCCATTCAATTACTG CTACCCAAAAGACTGTGGATGGTCCATCAATGAAGGACTGGAGAGGTGGTAGAGCTGCTTCCTTCAATATCATTCCCAGCAGCACTGGAGCTGCCAAG GCTGTTGGAAAAGTTTTGCCGGCGTTGAATGGTAAGCTGACTGGAATGGCTTTCCGTGTTCCCACCGTTGATGTCTCCGTAGTTGACCTTACTGTGAGACTCGAGAAGAAGGCTTCTTACGAAGATATCAAGGCTGCTATCAG GGAGGCTTCTCAGACCACCATGAAGGGAATTCTTGGTTACGTAGATGAAGATTTGGTCTCAACCGACTTTGTCGGAGACAGCAG GTCAAGCATTTTTGATGCTAAGGCCGGAATCGCATTGAATGACAACTTTACTAAGCTTGTTGCGTGGTATGATAATGAGTGGGGTTATAG TTCTCGAGTGATCGACTTGGTTCGACACATGGCTTCTTGCTAA